In one Thermosipho ferrireducens genomic region, the following are encoded:
- a CDS encoding NUDIX domain-containing protein: protein MVEKSINSEEIFKGVLLHVKRDEVLLENGVKSVREYVLHPGAVAVVPVTEDNRIVFVKQYRYPIKQVLLEIPAGKFDSPEENPLDCAKRELKEETGFTASNYTYMGYIYTTPGFSNEIIHLYLATGLTKGNMKTDEDEIIEIEIKDFEEAVQKCITGEITDAKTIIGVMKAYHMLRSEK, encoded by the coding sequence ATGGTAGAAAAGTCGATAAATAGTGAGGAGATATTTAAAGGTGTGCTTTTACATGTGAAAAGAGATGAGGTTTTGCTTGAAAATGGCGTGAAAAGTGTTCGAGAGTATGTTCTTCATCCAGGAGCAGTGGCGGTTGTACCTGTTACAGAGGATAACAGAATAGTATTTGTGAAGCAATATCGTTACCCCATAAAACAGGTATTGTTAGAGATTCCTGCCGGCAAATTTGACTCTCCTGAAGAAAACCCCTTAGATTGTGCAAAAAGAGAATTGAAAGAAGAGACAGGATTTACCGCATCTAATTATACCTATATGGGATACATTTATACCACCCCGGGTTTCTCAAATGAGATTATTCATCTTTATCTGGCTACGGGACTTACAAAAGGAAATATGAAAACAGATGAGGATGAAATTATAGAGATTGAAATTAAGGATTTTGAAGAAGCTGTGCAGAAATGTATAACTGGTGAAATTACAGACGCAAAGACTATAATAGGAGTAATGAAGGCTTATCACATGTTGAGGAGTGAAAAATGA
- a CDS encoding endonuclease III domain-containing protein codes for MEGLENLYYILKDIYGELGKWWPGSSEEIFVTAILTQNTNWKNVEKALENIYQMITADGSLLKKLNSLNEEKIAELIKPAGFYNLKAMRLKNLLSYLSRYDFNIEILKKKRNVYVIREELLNINGIGKETADSIILYALEKPIFVIDSYTRRLVNRMYDKNYKKYDELQNMFLSKYPADVKLYQELHGLIVEHSKKFCRKNPRCKECPVKDCYFRVRCIGGQENGRKVDK; via the coding sequence GTGGAAGGCCTTGAAAATTTATACTATATTCTTAAGGATATATATGGAGAACTGGGGAAATGGTGGCCAGGAAGTTCTGAGGAGATATTTGTTACAGCGATTCTAACTCAAAATACAAATTGGAAGAATGTTGAAAAGGCATTAGAAAATATTTATCAGATGATAACTGCCGATGGAAGTTTGCTGAAAAAACTAAATAGTTTAAACGAAGAAAAAATAGCAGAACTTATTAAACCAGCAGGTTTTTATAATTTAAAAGCGATGCGTTTGAAGAACCTGCTTTCATATTTATCTCGATATGATTTTAATATTGAAATATTAAAGAAAAAACGGAATGTTTATGTTATTAGAGAAGAATTGTTAAATATAAATGGTATAGGAAAAGAAACAGCCGATTCTATAATTCTTTATGCGCTTGAAAAACCTATTTTTGTGATTGATAGTTATACCAGACGTCTTGTAAATAGAATGTATGATAAGAATTATAAAAAATATGATGAACTTCAAAATATGTTTCTTTCAAAATACCCGGCGGATGTCAAACTTTACCAGGAACTTCACGGTCTTATTGTTGAGCATTCAAAAAAATTTTGCAGAAAAAATCCTCGCTGTAAAGAATGTCCTGTGAAGGATTGTTATTTTCGTGTGCGGTGTATAGGAGGTCAAGAAAATGGTAGAAAAGTCGATAAATAG
- a CDS encoding Rid family detoxifying hydrolase: MQMLSPKSAPKAIGPYSIAVKSNGFIFISGQLPVDIETGELIKGDIKKATSVILKNVKNILEEVGSSLEKVVKVNVYMKDISKFSEFNEIYGKFFESHKPARAVVQVSGLPKDSDIEIEFIAEE; encoded by the coding sequence ATGCAGATGCTTTCACCAAAGAGTGCACCAAAGGCTATTGGACCGTATTCTATAGCAGTGAAAAGCAATGGGTTTATATTTATATCCGGACAACTTCCAGTCGATATTGAAACAGGAGAATTAATCAAAGGGGATATAAAAAAGGCTACTTCAGTGATACTTAAAAACGTAAAAAACATTCTTGAAGAGGTGGGAAGTTCTCTTGAAAAAGTTGTAAAAGTTAATGTATATATGAAAGATATTTCTAAATTTTCTGAATTCAATGAAATTTACGGAAAATTTTTTGAGTCTCACAAACCTGCAAGAGCTGTGGTACAGGTTTCTGGTCTTCCAAAAGATTCAGATATTGAGATAGAGTTTATAGCGGAGGAATAG
- a CDS encoding M48 family metallopeptidase has protein sequence MNIENIKIEKIIRTNRKSVALQITERATLIVRAPRKMKNCEIFHIISRHKKWIEKKIEEVKTAIPAPKQFVEGEKFLYLGKFYPLKIVTGQNVPLKFDNAFLLSQNVLTDAKNIFSAWYKYQAKKLIPERVEYYSQKHNFKYNKINITNAKKRWGSCSSKGNLNFSWYLIMAPIAVIDYVIIHELVHLIEKNHSKNFWKKVEQLMPDYKKYHLWLKEHKYMLTL, from the coding sequence ATGAATATAGAAAATATAAAAATCGAAAAAATCATAAGAACAAACAGAAAAAGTGTAGCTTTGCAAATCACCGAAAGAGCTACTCTAATTGTTAGAGCCCCTCGCAAAATGAAAAACTGTGAAATTTTTCATATAATTTCCAGACATAAAAAATGGATAGAAAAGAAAATAGAAGAAGTTAAAACAGCTATACCTGCTCCTAAACAATTTGTGGAAGGAGAAAAATTTTTATACCTTGGAAAATTTTATCCATTAAAAATCGTAACCGGCCAAAACGTTCCTTTAAAATTTGACAATGCCTTTCTTCTCTCACAAAACGTTTTAACAGATGCGAAAAACATTTTCAGTGCATGGTATAAATACCAGGCAAAAAAATTAATTCCAGAAAGGGTGGAATACTATTCTCAAAAACACAATTTCAAGTACAACAAAATAAACATCACAAATGCAAAGAAACGGTGGGGCTCTTGCTCTTCAAAAGGAAATCTAAACTTCTCATGGTATCTTATTATGGCTCCAATAGCTGTAATAGACTATGTAATTATTCATGAACTTGTCCATCTCATAGAAAAAAATCACTCAAAAAATTTCTGGAAAAAAGTTGAACAGCTAATGCCTGACTATAAAAAATATCATTTATGGTTAAAAGAGCATAAATACATGCTAACTTTGTAA
- a CDS encoding dihydrofolate reductase family protein has protein sequence MKLFVVLVMDIFGGIARVENDPIDWSSKEDKEHFKEITMEAGTIIMGRKTFESIGRPLPGRLNVVLTTKNYEDYDNVIFLKGSPEDIIQQLEEREIRTAAIIGGAKVVKEFFPYVDTIYITIEPLILENSLKLDLPITRKLKLESIAVLNERGALLLKYQVKKDK, from the coding sequence ATGAAACTTTTCGTTGTATTGGTTATGGATATATTTGGTGGGATAGCCAGAGTAGAGAACGATCCAATAGATTGGAGTTCTAAAGAAGATAAAGAACATTTTAAGGAGATAACAATGGAAGCTGGTACTATTATAATGGGAAGAAAGACTTTTGAAAGCATAGGAAGGCCTCTTCCTGGAAGATTAAATGTGGTTTTGACAACTAAAAATTACGAAGATTATGATAATGTGATTTTTTTGAAAGGCTCACCGGAGGATATTATTCAACAATTGGAAGAAAGGGAAATAAGAACAGCAGCAATTATAGGAGGAGCGAAGGTAGTAAAAGAGTTCTTTCCATATGTGGATACGATATACATTACTATAGAACCGCTGATTTTAGAAAATTCTTTAAAACTGGATTTACCTATTACCAGGAAGCTAAAATTGGAATCCATAGCTGTTTTAAATGAAAGAGGGGCATTGCTTTTGAAATATCAGGTGAAGAAAGACAAATAA
- a CDS encoding nucleotidyltransferase family protein codes for MSVVKNTNLTTILNILREHKQELIQKFAVKKIGVYGSFVRGEEKLESDVDIYIEFDINKITFDKYYELSEYLESIIGRKVDIITKDGVETIRIPYIKEEIKRSIIYV; via the coding sequence ATGAGCGTTGTAAAAAACACAAATCTTACAACGATACTCAATATTCTTAGAGAACATAAACAAGAACTTATACAGAAATTTGCTGTTAAAAAGATAGGTGTTTACGGTTCTTTTGTCAGAGGTGAAGAAAAATTGGAAAGTGATGTTGACATTTATATTGAATTCGATATTAATAAAATAACTTTCGATAAGTATTATGAACTATCCGAATATCTTGAATCTATCATTGGTAGAAAAGTTGACATAATAACAAAAGATGGTGTTGAAACCATAAGAATTCCTTATATAAAAGAAGAAATAAAGAGGAGTATTATATATGTCTAA
- a CDS encoding HepT-like ribonuclease domain-containing protein encodes MSKRGDREFLLDILEACRRIERYVNNLNYDYFQKNYEKQDAVIRNIEIIGEAAKNVSTKLKNKYTEIDWKKIAGMRDKLIHFYFGIKLEIVWVVVQNEIPLLKRKIFKILKELEEIGK; translated from the coding sequence ATGTCTAAAAGAGGCGACAGAGAATTCTTACTCGATATACTTGAAGCGTGTAGGAGAATTGAAAGATATGTTAACAATTTGAACTACGACTATTTTCAAAAAAACTATGAAAAACAGGATGCTGTTATAAGAAATATAGAAATAATCGGAGAAGCTGCAAAAAATGTTTCAACTAAATTAAAAAACAAATACACAGAAATAGACTGGAAAAAAATTGCCGGAATGCGAGATAAACTAATCCACTTTTACTTTGGTATAAAGCTGGAAATAGTCTGGGTTGTAGTTCAAAATGAGATTCCTTTACTAAAAAGAAAAATTTTTAAAATTTTAAAAGAGTTAGAAGAAATAGGAAAATAA
- a CDS encoding chemotaxis protein CheW: MELKVLTFMLESEEFAVDIMKVDRVKEYEKTTKLPNAADFVEGIINLMGEVVPVINLRKKFSLPDFEDKEKTKIIVIRFSDEKKLGFLVDDVKEVITLTEEQIEQAPEYGNTSSEYLLGIAKLENRMVLVLDVEKILLKSEKIALEQLVNVNK, encoded by the coding sequence ATGGAACTAAAAGTTCTTACGTTCATGCTTGAATCTGAAGAATTTGCAGTAGATATAATGAAAGTTGATCGTGTAAAAGAATATGAAAAAACAACAAAACTTCCTAACGCAGCAGACTTTGTAGAAGGAATAATAAATCTCATGGGAGAAGTCGTCCCTGTTATAAATCTCAGAAAAAAGTTTTCCCTGCCTGATTTTGAAGACAAGGAAAAAACAAAGATAATAGTTATTCGTTTTTCAGACGAAAAGAAATTGGGCTTTCTTGTAGATGACGTAAAAGAAGTCATAACCTTGACAGAAGAGCAAATTGAACAGGCTCCCGAATATGGAAATACATCTTCTGAATATCTTTTAGGAATCGCCAAACTTGAAAATAGGATGGTACTTGTTCTTGATGTTGAAAAGATTTTATTGAAGAGCGAAAAAATTGCTCTGGAACAACTTGTCAATGTAAATAAGTAA
- the priA gene encoding replication restart helicase PriA → MVYKVAVSNLNLNKTFLYSSQIKLEIGERVLIDFNGNRRVGYIVQESNEKGAVKSIIERIDGKSFLEKWRVKILLGVSNFFGAPVGKLFDLCFPKGLDDYFVTYVKSRSPFLGFDNLSVESFISKYGKNKLNEFIKQGIVEIVKDFTVRTPRPKKELFVKLISNLEELAYKRLTKKQLMVVNYLLSTKVVSYEELKAELNINLDVVYQLKRKGIVEIFEERIEQFEKIQLTNLQKEVVNEIINNPGMHLLMGVTGSGKTEVYIEVMKHYLKMGKVLYLVPETSLIEQTSIRIKTKIPDAKLGVYHSYLTKAKRVETWIKAVKGDLDILLGTRSAVFVPLKDISLVIVDEFHDESYYQDSNITYDTIKILEEFPVPVIFGSATPRIEHYYKAKKGIYYFHRLTERFGTTLPTVEIINMKIEDKVSPYLSKKVLDEIAEVVKKNEEVMVFVRRKGFSRIVCQNCGYFVKCPNCETSLTYYKSKGILKCHICGYEQSTISACPSCGSIMLLEKGTGTERMEKELVKHFPGRQIARADTDLIFKPKLFEKLLKKLILGEIDILVGTKMITKGLDIPKVSLTVVADIDAIATIPDYNSELRAFQLLVQVTGRSGRKAPGKAVIQTYYPESDILKYAINQDVESFYEIEIKKRRALNYPPFSNIVHIITSSQNQALGYETAKKIVEELKKSYNDPIIGPTEYLIPKIRNNYLYHFIVKTSNPQKVINNIEQLKNKYPTKLFLRVNPPSILTYLH, encoded by the coding sequence TTGGTTTATAAGGTAGCTGTTTCAAATTTGAATTTAAATAAAACGTTTTTGTATTCATCGCAGATAAAACTGGAAATAGGTGAGCGTGTTCTGATAGATTTTAACGGAAATAGAAGAGTTGGGTATATTGTTCAGGAGAGCAATGAAAAAGGCGCAGTTAAATCTATCATTGAAAGAATAGATGGAAAGAGTTTTCTGGAAAAATGGCGTGTGAAGATTCTTTTAGGGGTTTCAAATTTCTTTGGTGCGCCTGTTGGAAAACTTTTTGATCTATGTTTTCCCAAAGGTTTAGATGATTATTTCGTAACTTATGTAAAGTCCCGGAGTCCTTTTCTTGGCTTTGATAACCTGTCGGTAGAGAGCTTTATTAGCAAATATGGAAAAAATAAGCTTAATGAATTTATAAAACAGGGAATAGTTGAAATAGTAAAAGATTTTACGGTTCGTACTCCACGTCCTAAAAAGGAACTTTTTGTAAAACTTATTTCCAATCTGGAAGAACTGGCATATAAACGTTTAACAAAAAAACAACTCATGGTTGTTAATTATCTTCTTTCTACCAAAGTAGTATCCTATGAAGAATTGAAGGCTGAACTGAATATTAATTTAGACGTAGTTTATCAATTGAAAAGAAAAGGAATTGTTGAAATTTTCGAAGAAAGAATAGAGCAGTTTGAGAAAATACAGCTCACAAACTTACAAAAAGAAGTAGTAAATGAAATAATAAATAATCCGGGGATGCATTTATTAATGGGAGTAACTGGAAGCGGGAAAACAGAAGTTTATATAGAGGTTATGAAACATTATTTGAAAATGGGTAAAGTTCTTTATTTAGTCCCTGAAACATCTTTGATAGAACAGACTTCCATTAGAATAAAGACCAAAATTCCTGATGCCAAACTTGGAGTTTACCACAGCTATCTTACTAAAGCTAAAAGAGTAGAAACCTGGATAAAAGCAGTAAAGGGAGATCTGGATATTTTACTTGGTACAAGGAGTGCTGTTTTTGTTCCTTTGAAAGATATTTCTCTGGTAATAGTGGATGAATTTCACGATGAAAGTTATTACCAGGACTCAAATATTACTTATGATACTATTAAGATTCTTGAAGAGTTTCCAGTTCCCGTAATTTTTGGAAGTGCAACACCTCGCATAGAACATTATTATAAAGCGAAAAAGGGGATATACTATTTTCATAGATTAACAGAGAGGTTTGGTACTACTCTTCCAACAGTAGAAATAATCAATATGAAAATCGAAGACAAAGTTTCGCCATATCTTTCGAAAAAAGTATTAGATGAGATCGCAGAAGTTGTAAAAAAGAACGAAGAAGTAATGGTATTCGTCAGAAGAAAAGGTTTTTCACGAATAGTGTGTCAGAATTGTGGATATTTTGTAAAATGCCCTAATTGTGAAACTTCATTGACCTACTATAAATCAAAAGGCATCTTAAAATGTCACATTTGTGGTTATGAACAATCTACAATCTCAGCGTGCCCTTCGTGTGGTTCTATTATGCTACTTGAAAAAGGTACCGGTACGGAAAGAATGGAGAAAGAGTTAGTCAAACATTTTCCAGGTAGACAGATAGCAAGAGCTGATACTGATCTCATATTCAAACCAAAACTTTTTGAAAAATTACTAAAGAAACTGATCTTGGGAGAAATTGATATTCTTGTTGGTACGAAAATGATAACTAAAGGATTGGACATTCCCAAAGTATCTTTAACTGTTGTTGCAGACATAGATGCAATTGCCACAATACCGGATTATAATTCAGAGCTCAGAGCGTTTCAACTCCTGGTTCAGGTTACAGGACGTTCAGGAAGAAAAGCCCCTGGAAAGGCTGTGATTCAAACCTATTATCCAGAAAGTGATATACTGAAATATGCGATTAACCAGGATGTGGAGTCTTTTTATGAAATTGAAATAAAAAAAAGGAGAGCACTAAACTACCCTCCATTTTCAAACATAGTCCATATAATAACTTCTTCGCAAAATCAGGCTCTTGGTTATGAAACGGCAAAAAAGATAGTTGAAGAATTAAAAAAATCGTACAACGATCCCATTATTGGACCAACGGAATATCTTATACCAAAGATAAGAAATAATTATTTATATCATTTTATAGTTAAAACTTCCAATCCTCAAAAAGTTATCAATAATATAGAACAGTTAAAAAACAAATACCCAACTAAACTTTTTCTAAGGGTAAATCCCCCATCAATTCTTACTTATTTACATTGA
- a CDS encoding ATP-dependent Clp protease ATP-binding subunit, with protein sequence MRFLDERMNDILQQAAEQLTHKRQNLLKPEHVLYEVMQEEDVSKIFQQLNVNTEEILNSLEELIESQYGVYYGSGSQVYISNELSRVLDLARKEAKLLGNNKVSPIHFVLALLKDGTLQAASVLGKAGITYENLLKAVKELVESGELNSEENILNKYTVDLTKLAKEGKLSPVIGRNEELQRVIEILVRKTKNNPVLVGDPGVGKTAIVEGLAQKIISGNVPDALKNKKVLMLDLGKMLAGSKYRGEFEERLKKVIDEIRKMKDNVILFIDELHTIVGAGAAEGAMDASNMLKPALARGELHCIGATTLDEYRKHIEKDKALARRFQPVMVKEPSVEETIEILKGLKETYESHHNIKISDEALEAAAKLSSKYIQDRFLPDKAIDLIDEAAAKIRLKNTDPRLSELKEKINALGEKIDELTINSQYKEAAEMKQQMFTLQKQYEELEKKYGSDTVTADTVAKVVESWTGIPATKMMESEKEKLLNFEQLVHRRMVDQEEAVKVVADAIRKARAGIKDPNRPIGTFLFLGPSGVGKTELAKTIAELLFGSENSLIRIDMSEYMEKHSVARLIGAPPGYVGYDEGGQLTEQVRRKPYSVILLDEVEKAHPEIFNVLLQVFDDGRLTDGKGNTVDFRNTIIIMTSNLASDKILRKLEAGLSFEKIEESVREELKHYFRPEFINRIDHVVIFKPLTNEHMKQIVEKLVKQLEKRLEDKNIKIQLSNKAKELLAKKGYDPAFGARPLRRLIERELETPLSKMIIAGELKENEVIQVDENEGKITIAKLKALPVN encoded by the coding sequence ATGAGGTTTTTAGATGAAAGGATGAACGACATTCTTCAGCAAGCAGCTGAACAATTAACTCACAAAAGGCAGAATTTGCTCAAACCTGAACACGTGTTATACGAAGTAATGCAGGAAGAAGATGTATCAAAAATTTTTCAACAACTAAATGTAAATACTGAAGAAATTCTCAATAGTCTGGAGGAGTTAATCGAATCGCAATATGGCGTTTACTATGGTTCTGGATCCCAGGTTTATATTTCAAATGAATTGTCTCGTGTTCTGGATTTAGCCCGAAAAGAGGCTAAATTATTAGGAAACAACAAAGTTTCCCCTATTCATTTTGTATTGGCCCTCTTAAAAGATGGAACATTACAAGCTGCAAGTGTTCTTGGAAAGGCTGGAATAACATATGAAAATCTTTTAAAAGCAGTAAAAGAACTTGTCGAAAGTGGGGAATTAAACAGCGAAGAAAACATTCTCAATAAATATACCGTAGATCTAACAAAATTAGCGAAAGAAGGAAAATTATCCCCTGTCATAGGCAGAAACGAAGAGTTACAAAGGGTAATTGAAATATTAGTAAGAAAAACAAAAAACAACCCCGTCTTAGTTGGCGATCCAGGTGTCGGAAAAACTGCTATAGTTGAAGGGCTGGCTCAAAAAATAATATCGGGAAATGTTCCAGATGCATTGAAAAACAAAAAAGTACTTATGCTTGATCTTGGAAAAATGTTAGCAGGAAGTAAATACAGAGGAGAATTCGAAGAAAGATTAAAAAAAGTCATAGATGAAATAAGGAAAATGAAAGACAATGTAATTCTTTTCATAGACGAACTACACACAATTGTAGGCGCAGGAGCTGCAGAAGGAGCGATGGACGCTTCTAATATGTTAAAACCAGCTTTAGCACGTGGAGAATTGCATTGTATAGGAGCCACCACATTAGATGAGTATAGAAAACATATAGAAAAAGACAAAGCTCTTGCAAGAAGATTTCAGCCTGTTATGGTAAAAGAGCCAAGTGTTGAAGAAACTATAGAAATTTTAAAAGGTTTAAAAGAAACCTACGAAAGTCATCACAATATTAAAATATCTGATGAAGCGCTTGAAGCTGCTGCAAAACTTTCTTCTAAATACATTCAGGATAGATTTTTGCCAGACAAAGCAATTGACCTTATCGATGAAGCCGCCGCTAAAATCCGACTTAAAAACACTGATCCCAGGCTTTCTGAACTAAAAGAAAAAATAAATGCTCTCGGCGAAAAAATAGATGAACTCACAATAAACTCTCAATATAAGGAAGCAGCTGAAATGAAACAGCAAATGTTTACTCTTCAAAAACAGTACGAGGAATTAGAAAAAAAATACGGTAGTGATACAGTAACAGCGGACACCGTGGCAAAGGTTGTAGAATCCTGGACTGGAATTCCTGCAACTAAGATGATGGAGTCAGAAAAAGAAAAATTGCTAAATTTTGAACAACTTGTTCATCGTAGAATGGTTGATCAGGAAGAAGCAGTAAAAGTAGTCGCAGATGCTATAAGAAAAGCTCGTGCAGGTATTAAAGATCCCAACAGACCAATTGGAACATTTTTATTCCTTGGACCAAGTGGTGTAGGAAAAACAGAACTCGCAAAAACTATAGCAGAACTTTTATTTGGTTCAGAAAATTCTTTAATACGCATAGATATGAGTGAATATATGGAAAAGCACTCAGTTGCAAGACTAATAGGCGCTCCTCCAGGATATGTTGGATACGACGAAGGAGGGCAGTTAACAGAACAGGTAAGAAGAAAACCATACAGTGTAATACTACTTGATGAAGTGGAAAAAGCACATCCCGAAATATTCAACGTATTACTCCAGGTCTTTGACGATGGAAGATTAACAGATGGAAAAGGAAATACCGTTGATTTCAGAAACACTATTATCATTATGACAAGTAACCTTGCAAGTGATAAGATATTAAGAAAACTTGAAGCAGGATTATCGTTCGAAAAAATCGAAGAATCCGTAAGAGAAGAATTAAAACATTACTTTAGACCGGAATTTATAAATAGAATAGATCATGTGGTAATATTCAAACCGCTCACAAATGAACATATGAAACAAATCGTCGAAAAACTTGTCAAACAACTCGAAAAACGTCTCGAAGATAAAAATATAAAAATCCAGCTTAGCAATAAAGCAAAAGAACTGTTAGCAAAAAAAGGATACGATCCAGCATTTGGCGCAAGACCATTAAGAAGATTGATAGAAAGAGAACTGGAAACTCCTTTATCCAAAATGATAATAGCTGGAGAGTTAAAAGAAAACGAAGTAATACAGGTGGACGAAAACGAAGGAAAAATAACAATCGCAAAACTTAAAGCACTACCGGTAAATTAA